The Atribacterota bacterium genome window below encodes:
- a CDS encoding NAD/NADP octopine/nopaline dehydrogenase family protein, producing MTTQDLTFAVLGAGHGGQALAGYLSLRGFSVNLFNRTPERIGSVKLMGGIQLEGEISGFALLNVVTHNIEEALRGVKVIMVVTPANAHRFLAELMSPYLEDGQVIVLNPGRTGGVLEVRQVFREREVKARVIVAEAQTFLFASRISGPAQARIFRIKNSIPVAAVPAYKTVEVVQILRRALPQFVPEDNVLKTSFSNIGAVFHPTLTILNAARIESTRGEFDYYLEGITPSVALVLEAVDRERVQVAEALGVRVNTAREWLYYAYDASGRDLYEAVQNNPGYKGIRAPTTLFTRYITEDVPMSLVPISSFGKMLGVPTPTIDIFIRLANLMHGRDYVAEGRTVEKLGVAGMSIKDIRKMVVSGGVEEDE from the coding sequence ATGACGACCCAGGACCTTACTTTTGCCGTACTGGGGGCTGGCCACGGAGGGCAGGCTTTGGCGGGATACCTCTCCCTCAGGGGATTTTCGGTAAATCTCTTTAATCGGACACCGGAACGGATTGGTTCTGTGAAACTCATGGGGGGAATTCAGCTGGAAGGGGAGATTAGTGGCTTTGCTCTCCTCAACGTGGTGACCCACAATATTGAGGAAGCATTGCGGGGGGTCAAGGTGATCATGGTGGTGACACCGGCCAATGCACACCGGTTTCTGGCAGAGCTCATGAGTCCGTACCTTGAAGATGGACAAGTCATTGTCCTCAACCCGGGAAGGACGGGTGGGGTTCTGGAAGTTCGACAAGTTTTTAGAGAAAGGGAGGTAAAAGCCAGGGTCATCGTGGCGGAAGCCCAAACCTTTCTTTTTGCCAGCCGTATTTCGGGTCCAGCTCAGGCCCGGATTTTTCGCATCAAAAACAGCATCCCCGTTGCCGCCGTCCCGGCTTATAAAACGGTGGAAGTGGTGCAAATATTGCGCAGAGCTCTCCCGCAGTTTGTTCCAGAAGATAACGTTCTCAAAACCAGTTTCAGTAACATTGGAGCGGTTTTTCACCCCACGCTGACCATTCTAAATGCTGCTCGTATCGAGAGCACCCGGGGAGAGTTTGATTACTATCTGGAGGGAATTACGCCTTCGGTGGCGCTGGTTCTAGAGGCAGTAGATCGAGAACGGGTACAGGTGGCTGAGGCATTAGGGGTACGGGTCAATACGGCCCGGGAGTGGCTTTACTATGCTTATGATGCTTCAGGAAGAGACCTCTATGAAGCGGTTCAAAATAACCCTGGGTATAAGGGGATTCGGGCACCAACCACCCTTTTTACGCGCTACATTACCGAGGACGTTCCCATGAGTCTTGTACCGATTTCTTCTTTTGGAAAGATGCTCGGCGTTCCCACGCCCACCATTGATATTTTCATTCGTCTTGCCAATCTCATGCACGGTCGGGATTATGTAGCTGAAGGGAGAACTGTAGAAAAACTGGGAGTAGCGGGGATGAGCATCAAAGACATTCGGAAGATGGTGGTTAGTGGGGGAGTTGAAGAGGATGAGTAA
- a CDS encoding methionine synthase → MSKKIVGASLGSCVHVSGVYRFLQLAEEFGYRSLFLGPAVSVQELVRVMEREKPDVVMVGYRLYEEAARQLFAELKDVLQKRDVFRGVRLILSCTPALRDIAVKTGIFDFIFTGGESFEEVARSLKEDGVLKTPEEWYPQTLPERIQAKAPFPILRHHFGLPTIERTVQGVAEISEAKVLDVISLGPDQNAQEFLFHPEKMKNEEHGSGGVPIRNREDLESIYQASRRGNFPLLRCYSGTNDLVQWAKLLKETINIAWGAVPIFWYSVLDGRSQRSLEEAILENQEAVRTYIELGVPIEGLEAHQWSLRDAPDSVAGATFYLACYQAKKFGARYYIAQYMLNTPPGIAPWADLAKMLAQQELIKELEDEHFQIFTQVRGGLAHFASHLEIAKGQLGATTALGLFLKPHIIHVVGFSEGVRLVGPAEVIESAYIVNGVLKDLLFGLPDVTKDSRIQERKEELKEEVQMLLYAIRRLGEKEEDPLTSPRTLTEAVRRGILDAPHLLGNPEALGRARTRVVRGVLRSVDEGGQLISERERLQKLGL, encoded by the coding sequence ATGAGTAAAAAAATTGTGGGTGCATCGTTGGGAAGCTGTGTCCATGTGTCTGGAGTGTATCGCTTCCTACAGCTGGCCGAAGAGTTTGGATACCGTTCGCTTTTCCTTGGTCCTGCGGTTTCAGTGCAGGAATTGGTCAGGGTCATGGAGCGGGAAAAACCAGACGTGGTGATGGTGGGATACCGGCTCTATGAAGAGGCAGCTCGACAACTTTTTGCCGAGTTGAAAGATGTCCTGCAGAAGAGGGATGTGTTTCGGGGGGTTCGGCTCATTTTAAGCTGTACTCCAGCGCTTCGGGATATTGCCGTCAAAACGGGAATTTTTGACTTCATTTTTACTGGTGGGGAGTCGTTTGAAGAGGTAGCCAGAAGTTTGAAAGAGGATGGTGTTTTGAAGACACCCGAAGAATGGTATCCCCAAACACTTCCAGAGCGGATTCAGGCAAAGGCTCCTTTCCCGATTCTCCGTCACCATTTTGGTCTTCCCACGATAGAAAGAACGGTGCAGGGAGTGGCTGAAATCAGTGAGGCGAAAGTGCTTGATGTCATTTCTTTAGGACCAGACCAGAATGCCCAGGAGTTTCTCTTCCATCCGGAAAAGATGAAAAATGAAGAACATGGCTCGGGTGGTGTGCCTATCCGAAATCGGGAGGACTTAGAGAGCATTTATCAAGCTTCCCGCCGGGGTAACTTTCCGCTTCTTCGCTGTTACAGCGGTACCAATGACCTTGTCCAGTGGGCAAAACTTTTGAAAGAAACCATTAACATTGCCTGGGGTGCGGTACCCATTTTTTGGTACAGTGTGCTGGACGGACGAAGTCAGCGTTCGCTTGAAGAGGCTATTTTGGAAAATCAGGAAGCGGTAAGAACCTATATCGAACTTGGCGTTCCAATTGAGGGGTTGGAAGCACATCAGTGGAGTCTGCGAGATGCTCCAGATAGTGTAGCTGGAGCAACGTTTTACCTTGCCTGTTACCAGGCGAAAAAGTTTGGAGCCCGTTACTATATTGCCCAGTACATGTTGAATACCCCTCCGGGAATTGCTCCCTGGGCGGATTTAGCAAAAATGCTGGCTCAGCAAGAACTGATAAAAGAGCTGGAGGATGAACATTTCCAGATTTTTACTCAGGTTCGGGGAGGGCTGGCCCATTTTGCTTCGCATCTTGAGATTGCCAAAGGACAGTTGGGAGCGACCACGGCTCTGGGGCTCTTTTTGAAACCGCACATTATCCATGTGGTGGGTTTTTCGGAAGGGGTACGTCTCGTGGGACCGGCGGAAGTCATCGAAAGTGCTTATATCGTGAACGGTGTCCTCAAAGACCTCCTCTTTGGACTGCCAGATGTGACCAAGGACTCTCGGATTCAGGAGCGTAAAGAGGAGTTAAAAGAAGAGGTGCAAATGCTTCTTTATGCCATCCGAAGATTAGGAGAAAAAGAGGAGGACCCGCTTACTTCTCCAAGGACCCTCACTGAGGCGGTGCGACGAGGTATTCTTGATGCCCCCCATCTATTGGGGAATCCCGAGGCGCTGGGTAGAGCAAGAACAAGAGTAGTCAGAGGGGTTTTGCGTTCCGTAGACGAAGGAGGTCAGTTGATTTCTGAGCGAGAGCGGTTGCAAAAATTGGGACTTTGA